From the Lolium rigidum isolate FL_2022 chromosome 2, APGP_CSIRO_Lrig_0.1, whole genome shotgun sequence genome, one window contains:
- the LOC124687879 gene encoding glycine-rich cell wall structural protein-like, translated as MASTKALFLLAVLLASAVLLAAAATEQTHDKEEKVSTNSAGVQDDWHGGGGYPGRGGGGGYPGRGGGGGYPGRGGYGPCGRWGCCRSGYRGGCMRCCGSANEVPEPMDRPEVHN; from the exons ATGGCGTCGACCAAGGCTCTCTTCCTGCTCGCTGTCCTCCTCGCGTCCGCGGTCCTCCTCGCCGCGGCGGCCACCGAGCAAACTC ATGACAAGGAGGAGAAGGTGAGCACCAACAGCGCCGGCGTCCAGGACGactggcatggcggcggcgggtacccagggcgcgggggcggcggcggttaccctggccgcggcggcggtggcggttacCCGGGCCGCGGCGGCTACGGGCCCTGCGGTAGGTGGGGCTGCTGCCGCAGTGGCTACCGCGGTGGCTGTATGCGTTGCTGCGGGTCTGCCAACGAGGTGCCGGAGCCCATGGATCGCCCGGAGGTGCACAACTAG